In a single window of the Acidimicrobiia bacterium genome:
- a CDS encoding YajQ family cyclic di-GMP-binding protein: protein MPSFDVVSKVDLQEVRNAVDQASRETTTRYDFKGTDTHYDLTETSITVESSTDDRVKAAIDVLKEKLVRRKVSLKVISGGVPQPSGGGRSKAVFTLTTGLDSEAAREIGKAIRDLGTKVQAQIQGDLVRVTGKKRDDLQAVIEGLRGLDYRLPLQYVNYRD from the coding sequence ATGCCCTCCTTCGACGTCGTGTCCAAGGTCGACCTGCAAGAAGTCCGCAACGCCGTGGACCAGGCGAGCCGGGAGACGACGACCCGTTACGACTTCAAGGGCACCGACACCCACTACGACCTCACCGAAACCTCCATCACCGTCGAGTCGTCGACCGATGATCGGGTCAAGGCAGCGATCGACGTGCTCAAGGAGAAATTGGTGAGGCGAAAGGTCTCCCTCAAGGTGATCTCCGGCGGCGTTCCACAGCCATCCGGCGGGGGGAGGTCGAAGGCGGTGTTCACGCTCACCACGGGCCTCGACAGCGAGGCTGCCCGGGAGATCGGCAAGGCGATCCGAGACCTCGGGACCAAGGTCCAGGCGCAGATCCAGGGTGACCTGGTCAGGGTCACCGGCAAGAAGCGAGACGACCTGCAGGCCGTCATCGAGGGTCTGCGCGGGCTCGACTACCGACTGCCGCTGCAATACGTCAACTACCGGGACTGA
- a CDS encoding NTP transferase domain-containing protein, protein MRTVLGIPLKGFDTAKGRLSGRLSGDRRASLARATAERLLAAGRDAGFTVAIATPSEAVRRWARRHGVDVLTEPPGGGLDGAAAAIADSGNLWCVVHGDLPLVSANDLALVRHHLLAGRSVIAPSRDGGTNALGGSGAMQFSYGPGSFVRHLAALAARSPVVIVTAGLTIELDTIGDLEAAAGLPAGSWLGEYLR, encoded by the coding sequence ATGCGCACGGTCCTCGGCATCCCGCTCAAGGGATTCGACACGGCAAAAGGTCGTCTGAGCGGTCGCCTCTCCGGCGACCGCCGCGCCTCGTTGGCCCGTGCCACCGCCGAGCGCCTCCTCGCCGCTGGTCGAGACGCCGGCTTCACCGTTGCGATCGCGACACCCTCCGAGGCCGTTCGCCGTTGGGCACGCCGCCACGGAGTGGACGTCCTCACCGAACCACCCGGCGGTGGACTCGATGGGGCCGCCGCTGCCATCGCAGACTCGGGGAATCTCTGGTGTGTGGTCCACGGCGACCTCCCGCTGGTGAGTGCGAACGACCTCGCGCTGGTGAGACACCACCTCCTCGCCGGGCGCAGCGTGATCGCGCCGAGCCGGGACGGGGGGACCAATGCTCTGGGCGGCTCCGGAGCGATGCAGTTCTCGTACGGCCCGGGGAGCTTCGTGCGCCACCTGGCTGCGCTCGCCGCCCGCTCGCCGGTGGTGATCGTCACCGCCGGGCTGACGATCGAGCTCGACACCATCGGTGACCTGGAGGCGGCAGCGGGGCTGCCGGCCGGTTCATGGCTCGGCGAGTACCTGCGGTAG
- a CDS encoding FAD-dependent oxidoreductase → MTGITVLGGGIVGTAAAWDLVRRGYEVIVADADPDAARRAAATSGARPDTVDVTAESLIRTLDTTRLVVSCVPYAFGERMLDAAISAGCHYLDLGGNPTVVARQKAQHARAVDAGVVAVPDCGLAPGFANVLAVGAVEALGDGPIDEVRLRVGALPAAPTGALRYQLAFNPAGLINEYAEPCEILTGGRYATVEPLTGIETVEWESWGPLEAFHTAGGSSSLTRMWEGRVAELDYKTLRFPGHGHPFRTMLEIGLFDETPQPGTGTAPRAVLLEALRANLPAGGPDLVLVRVWATATRGGLRRTVGYEVEDRNDDTFTALSRTTAFPTTALAHLILTGTVSDPGVRTMDETVGPDLLLPELEQVGIEVKELRSA, encoded by the coding sequence ATGACCGGTATCACCGTTCTTGGCGGGGGAATCGTGGGCACCGCGGCGGCGTGGGACCTGGTCCGGCGGGGGTACGAGGTGATCGTGGCCGACGCGGATCCCGACGCGGCGCGACGTGCGGCGGCGACCTCGGGTGCCCGGCCCGACACCGTCGACGTCACCGCCGAGAGCCTGATCAGGACGCTCGACACCACCCGACTGGTGGTGTCGTGTGTGCCCTACGCCTTCGGTGAGCGCATGCTCGACGCCGCCATCAGTGCCGGCTGCCACTACCTCGACCTGGGCGGCAACCCGACCGTGGTCGCCCGACAGAAGGCCCAGCACGCCCGAGCGGTCGACGCCGGAGTCGTCGCCGTACCCGACTGCGGGCTCGCCCCAGGCTTCGCCAACGTGCTCGCGGTCGGCGCCGTCGAAGCTCTCGGTGACGGTCCGATCGACGAGGTGAGGCTGCGGGTCGGAGCGCTCCCCGCCGCGCCCACCGGGGCGCTCCGCTACCAGCTGGCGTTCAACCCGGCAGGATTGATCAACGAGTACGCCGAACCGTGTGAGATCCTCACCGGCGGCCGCTACGCCACCGTCGAGCCCCTCACTGGGATCGAGACGGTCGAATGGGAGTCGTGGGGTCCTTTGGAGGCGTTCCACACTGCTGGCGGGTCGTCCTCGCTGACCCGGATGTGGGAGGGCCGGGTCGCCGAGTTGGACTACAAGACCCTCCGATTCCCCGGCCACGGCCATCCGTTTCGCACCATGCTGGAGATCGGTCTCTTCGATGAGACACCGCAGCCCGGGACCGGTACTGCGCCAAGAGCGGTCCTGCTCGAAGCGCTACGCGCCAACCTCCCAGCCGGCGGACCAGATCTCGTCCTCGTCCGGGTATGGGCGACGGCTACCCGAGGCGGCCTCCGTCGAACCGTCGGATACGAGGTCGAGGACCGTAACGACGACACCTTCACCGCACTGTCTCGCACCACCGCCTTCCCGACGACGGCGCTTGCCCACCTGATCCTCACCGGCACCGTATCGGACCCTGGCGTCCGCACCATGGACGAGACAGTGGGTCCCGACCTCCTGCTTCCTGAACTAGAGCAGGTGGGGATAGAGGTGAAGGAGCTTCGCAGCGCGTAG
- a CDS encoding SDR family NAD(P)-dependent oxidoreductase, which produces MTTPPQSRENAVAVITGGTGGLGREVARRLAATGHRLAITYLIPDEADAIEEMLELPEDRLLLTRVDCTDGDAVGEFVESVEETFGGINALIALVGGWAGGSDVEDTDDVRFERMIDINLRTSFNAARATLPVLRRAEWGRIVMVGSRAALDPPGGQAMYNVAKAGVIALARTIAEEVNDSNITANVVLPALIDTPAFRKLVPFANYVDWPTPNEIAAVIEFLASPEASVVSGAMVPVYGKS; this is translated from the coding sequence GTGACCACGCCTCCCCAGAGCCGAGAGAACGCCGTTGCCGTCATCACCGGGGGAACCGGTGGGCTGGGCCGCGAGGTGGCCCGACGCCTCGCCGCCACCGGCCACCGCCTGGCCATCACCTACCTGATCCCAGACGAGGCCGACGCGATCGAGGAAATGCTCGAGCTGCCCGAGGATCGCCTCCTGCTCACCCGGGTCGACTGCACCGATGGCGACGCGGTCGGTGAGTTCGTCGAGTCGGTCGAGGAGACATTCGGCGGCATCAATGCCCTCATCGCACTTGTAGGCGGCTGGGCCGGAGGGAGCGATGTCGAAGACACCGACGACGTCCGTTTCGAGCGGATGATCGACATCAACCTGCGCACCTCCTTCAACGCGGCACGGGCGACCCTCCCGGTGCTCCGTCGAGCCGAATGGGGCCGCATCGTCATGGTGGGGAGTCGTGCGGCGCTCGACCCGCCCGGCGGACAGGCAATGTACAACGTCGCCAAGGCGGGGGTGATCGCCCTGGCGCGGACCATCGCCGAGGAAGTCAACGACAGCAACATCACCGCCAACGTCGTCCTCCCCGCCCTGATCGACACGCCTGCCTTCAGGAAGTTGGTCCCGTTCGCCAACTACGTCGACTGGCCGACGCCCAACGAGATCGCTGCCGTGATCGAATTCCTCGCCTCTCCCGAGGCGAGCGTCGTCAGCGGTGCCATGGTCCCGGTGTACGGCAAGTCGTAA
- a CDS encoding ABC transporter ATP-binding protein, with the protein MTDTKLTLRKVVGDGRRLVAGFVRAHPVAFFLAVAGAALFAASIVASAMVIGWVTDTVLLPVLGKGEARGNRLLGAILAVAGVALWKAIGTVVRRAGATWVQYRTRADVRANLIDHQLALDLAWYEDRSTGDLLAVSEADTLQGTWVLGPLPYATGSTLLFLASGAIITMIDPLLGLVAVLFLGLVIAVDIVGGWITFHRFEAVQEAKGAVGRIAHESLDGALTVRALGRESEEIHRLAVAVHQLREAQISVGRLFASFRAVTESLPAMCVVVALVVGVIRIDQGALTTGELVTVAYLVSLLTIPMRLIGFVLWAAAQSTASWERVQRILDADDFVRHGTRSAVDDPTGGAVDADDVSFSYVPGTRVLTAVDLEITPGRTVAIVGATGSGKSTIAKLMVRLWDPDSGAIHLDRRDLRSFARTELASEVALVAQDGFLFDDTVDGNITLGLPVGDDEVVEALRLAGATEFVTALPDGRETRIGERGLSLSGGQRQRISLARALVRRPRLLVLDDATSAVDPSVEVEILRGLRRAELPATVVIVAYRRSSITLADEVVYVEDGRISDHGPHDELLRRSPGYSRLLVAYEEDAARRSAERGEVSG; encoded by the coding sequence GTGACCGACACCAAACTCACCCTGCGCAAGGTCGTGGGCGATGGGCGCCGCCTCGTCGCCGGGTTCGTGCGCGCCCATCCCGTGGCGTTCTTCCTCGCCGTCGCCGGCGCTGCCCTGTTCGCCGCCTCGATCGTCGCATCGGCGATGGTCATCGGATGGGTGACCGACACCGTCCTCCTGCCCGTCCTCGGGAAAGGCGAAGCGCGGGGGAATCGGCTGCTCGGTGCGATCCTCGCCGTGGCGGGCGTCGCCCTATGGAAGGCAATCGGAACCGTGGTCAGGCGTGCCGGTGCCACCTGGGTCCAGTACCGCACCCGCGCCGACGTGCGGGCCAACCTCATCGACCACCAGCTCGCCCTCGATCTCGCCTGGTACGAAGACCGCTCCACCGGCGACCTGCTCGCGGTGAGCGAGGCCGACACGCTCCAGGGCACCTGGGTCCTGGGGCCGCTTCCCTACGCCACCGGCTCGACCCTCCTCTTCCTCGCATCCGGGGCCATCATCACCATGATCGACCCGCTGCTCGGGCTCGTCGCCGTCTTGTTCCTCGGCCTCGTGATCGCCGTCGACATCGTCGGCGGGTGGATCACCTTCCACCGGTTCGAAGCCGTTCAAGAAGCGAAGGGGGCGGTCGGTCGGATCGCTCACGAAAGCCTCGACGGCGCCCTGACGGTCCGGGCGCTCGGGAGGGAGTCCGAAGAGATCCACCGGCTCGCCGTCGCCGTTCACCAGCTCCGTGAGGCCCAGATTTCGGTCGGGCGCCTTTTCGCCTCGTTCCGGGCAGTCACCGAGTCGCTCCCCGCGATGTGTGTCGTGGTCGCTCTCGTCGTCGGGGTCATTCGCATCGACCAGGGAGCGCTCACCACCGGCGAATTGGTGACCGTCGCCTACCTGGTCTCCCTGCTCACCATCCCGATGCGGCTCATCGGGTTCGTCCTCTGGGCGGCGGCACAGAGCACGGCCTCGTGGGAACGGGTTCAGCGCATCCTCGACGCCGACGACTTCGTCAGGCACGGCACCCGGTCGGCCGTCGACGACCCAACCGGCGGTGCGGTAGATGCCGACGACGTCTCGTTCTCGTACGTACCCGGGACGCGGGTCCTCACCGCCGTCGACCTCGAGATCACACCCGGTAGAACCGTGGCCATCGTGGGGGCAACCGGCTCCGGCAAGTCGACTATCGCCAAGCTGATGGTTCGACTCTGGGATCCCGACAGTGGCGCGATCCACCTCGATCGACGCGACCTGCGATCCTTCGCCAGGACCGAGCTCGCTTCGGAGGTGGCCTTGGTCGCCCAGGACGGGTTCCTCTTCGACGACACTGTCGACGGCAACATCACGCTGGGTCTTCCGGTGGGCGACGACGAGGTGGTCGAGGCACTCCGGCTCGCCGGGGCAACCGAGTTCGTGACCGCCCTCCCCGACGGCAGGGAGACGCGCATCGGAGAGCGCGGCCTGAGCCTCTCTGGCGGGCAGCGGCAGCGCATCTCCCTCGCCCGCGCCCTGGTGCGTCGGCCGCGATTGCTGGTACTCGACGACGCCACCTCGGCCGTGGACCCCTCGGTGGAGGTAGAGATCCTGCGGGGCCTCCGGCGCGCCGAACTCCCGGCCACGGTGGTGATAGTCGCCTACCGGCGGTCCAGCATCACCCTCGCCGACGAGGTCGTGTACGTCGAGGACGGCCGAATCTCGGACCATGGACCCCACGACGAGCTGCTCCGGAGGTCGCCCGGGTATTCACGGCTCCTCGTCGCCTACGAGGAGGATGCGGCCCGACGCTCGGCGGAACGCGGAGAGGTGAGCGGATGA
- a CDS encoding ABC transporter ATP-binding protein translates to MNTPDVAEYTGSKVLRRAFRVAPALRSGMAGTLLLAIFGTGLQVAVPILIQQILDRAILTEGGADVDLALRYGGIALVFMVASLLAQRAALVRLTVSSATGLADLRLTTFSHLHRLSVVHLQSERKGALVARVTSDVDTMQEFMEWGGLGMIIGGSQVILAVAVMLVYRWQLALMVVIAVIVYAAMLIWFQRILQRAYDRVRERVADSMSAISEAISGIEVVRAYGMEPLLSERVHEKVDEQFRAEFKTYRFSATLFSSAELFAGIITAIVIAAGVIIGVDGGVTLGTLVAFLFLVNLFVEPVQMLVEVLNTALSAAAGLRKVLGVIDVPVDIPDPVDGTPLPDGGLDVRFEGVRFRYPTGGDVLMGIDAHISSGLRVAVVGETGSGKTTFAKLVVRLLDPTEGRVLVGGVPVDTVPFRDLRRRVAFVPQEGFLFEGTVADNVRYGRPEMTDPEVRAAFLQLELGEWLDQMPDGLDTQVGERGNSLSSGERQLVALVRAWVADPDLLVLDEATSAVDPALEVGLRRAMERLTEGRTSITVAHRLSTAEAADSVLVFDDGRLVETGSHRELVALGGVYADLHIDWQGATKS, encoded by the coding sequence ATGAACACCCCGGACGTCGCCGAATACACCGGGAGCAAAGTGCTGCGGCGGGCTTTCCGGGTGGCGCCAGCGCTGAGGTCGGGCATGGCAGGAACCCTGCTGCTCGCCATATTCGGTACCGGTCTGCAGGTGGCGGTACCGATCCTCATCCAGCAGATCCTCGACCGAGCCATCCTCACCGAGGGCGGCGCCGACGTGGACCTCGCGCTGCGGTACGGCGGCATCGCACTGGTGTTCATGGTGGCTTCCCTCCTCGCCCAGCGCGCCGCCCTGGTTCGTCTGACCGTCTCGTCGGCCACCGGTCTCGCCGATCTCCGCCTCACCACCTTCTCGCACCTCCATCGGCTGTCGGTGGTCCACCTCCAGTCGGAGCGAAAGGGGGCACTAGTCGCCCGGGTCACGTCGGACGTCGACACGATGCAGGAGTTCATGGAGTGGGGTGGCCTGGGGATGATCATCGGGGGCTCGCAGGTGATCCTGGCAGTCGCCGTCATGCTGGTGTACCGGTGGCAGCTGGCGCTAATGGTCGTCATCGCAGTGATCGTCTACGCGGCGATGCTCATCTGGTTCCAGCGGATCCTGCAGCGGGCCTACGACCGGGTGCGGGAGCGGGTGGCCGACTCGATGTCGGCGATCAGCGAGGCGATCTCGGGCATCGAGGTGGTCCGGGCATACGGAATGGAGCCGCTGCTCAGCGAGCGGGTCCACGAGAAGGTGGACGAGCAGTTCCGCGCCGAATTCAAGACCTATCGGTTCAGTGCGACACTGTTCTCCAGTGCCGAGCTGTTCGCCGGCATCATCACCGCCATCGTCATCGCCGCCGGTGTCATCATCGGTGTCGACGGTGGGGTCACCCTGGGGACGCTGGTCGCCTTCCTGTTCCTCGTCAACCTGTTCGTCGAGCCGGTGCAGATGCTCGTCGAGGTGCTCAACACGGCCCTGTCTGCCGCGGCTGGCCTGCGCAAGGTCCTCGGCGTCATCGACGTACCGGTGGACATACCCGACCCGGTCGACGGAACGCCTCTGCCCGACGGGGGTCTCGACGTGCGCTTCGAGGGCGTCCGATTCAGATATCCGACCGGCGGCGACGTCCTCATGGGCATCGACGCCCACATCTCCTCCGGTCTCCGGGTTGCCGTCGTGGGCGAGACCGGATCCGGTAAGACCACCTTCGCCAAGCTCGTGGTTCGACTCCTCGACCCGACCGAGGGCCGGGTGCTGGTCGGGGGCGTTCCGGTCGACACGGTCCCGTTTCGCGATCTGCGGCGACGCGTCGCCTTCGTGCCTCAGGAAGGATTCCTGTTCGAGGGGACGGTCGCCGACAACGTCCGATACGGACGCCCGGAGATGACCGACCCCGAGGTGCGCGCCGCCTTCCTCCAGTTGGAGCTCGGGGAGTGGCTCGATCAGATGCCGGACGGGCTCGACACCCAGGTGGGCGAACGCGGGAATTCGCTGTCCTCCGGCGAGCGCCAGCTGGTCGCCCTGGTCCGCGCCTGGGTCGCCGACCCCGACCTGCTCGTGCTCGACGAGGCGACGTCAGCGGTCGATCCTGCCCTGGAGGTCGGCCTGCGGCGCGCCATGGAACGCCTGACCGAAGGCCGTACCAGCATCACCGTCGCCCACCGGCTGTCGACGGCCGAGGCCGCCGACAGCGTGCTCGTGTTCGACGACGGTCGCCTCGTAGAGACTGGAAGTCACCGCGAGCTGGTGGCGTTGGGCGGGGTGTACGCCGACCTCCATATCGACTGGCAGGGAGCAACGAAGAGTTAA
- a CDS encoding VOC family protein: protein MARMDAFGLVVADMAATLAFYRRLGVDILEGAESEGHVEATVGGLRMMFDTVEVVQSFSAWEPPSGGHRIALAFLCDSPTDVDATYADMVGAGHRGSLEPFDAFWGQRYATLLDPDGNPVDLFAPLD from the coding sequence ATGGCTCGCATGGACGCGTTTGGTCTGGTTGTTGCCGATATGGCGGCGACGCTTGCCTTCTATCGCCGCTTGGGCGTGGACATTCTCGAGGGGGCGGAGTCGGAGGGTCACGTCGAGGCAACGGTCGGCGGGCTGCGCATGATGTTCGACACGGTTGAGGTCGTGCAGTCGTTTTCGGCGTGGGAGCCACCGTCCGGAGGGCACCGGATCGCCCTGGCGTTCCTGTGCGATAGCCCCACCGATGTGGATGCCACTTATGCCGACATGGTCGGTGCCGGGCATCGAGGATCCCTGGAGCCGTTCGATGCCTTCTGGGGCCAGCGGTACGCCACGCTGCTGGATCCCGACGGCAATCCGGTGGACTTGTTCGCACCGCTGGATTGA